The Planococcus donghaensis genome contains a region encoding:
- a CDS encoding bifunctional homocysteine S-methyltransferase/methylenetetrahydrofolate reductase yields the protein MGLIDELKTRILTADGAMGTLLYSYGIEYCNEELNLQRPEIVEKIHLDYIKAGADIIQTNTYGANALKLARYGLESQVAEINKAAIEIANRAAAPGGQFVFGTIGGIRGIRKSDASLQEIIAMVDQQATHLLEGNPDGLLLETYYDFEELAATVKHLKSITNTPLIAQVSMHDPGILQNGMSLNDALHQLESLGADVVGVNCRLGPHHTIQAFEEVTLPEKAFLSAYPNASLLDVEDGRIVYESEADYFGRAALLLREEGVRLIGGCCGTTPKHIEAVKKHLGQLAPIVHKKVTERKPIVIREAEALEVKPLHEKAKTERTIIVELDTPRHLDVTKFLEGSVALKAAGVDAVTMADNSLASPRISNMAMGSILKHTEDIRALAHITCRDRNLIGLQSHLMGLDALGIHDILAVTGDPTKVGDFPGATSVYDVSSMELIQLIKKLNEGISFSGKSLRKKANFSVAAAFNPNVRVLDRAVARLEKKIESGADYFISQPVYTKEKITEIYEATKHLEAPIFIGVMPLTSIRSAEFLHNEVPGIKLSDDALARMRACGDDKDRATEEGIQIAKELIDTAAELFHGIYLITPFVRYDMTVELIHYIRQLDQQKESDRNHVQASY from the coding sequence ATGGGGTTAATAGATGAGTTAAAGACAAGAATTTTAACAGCAGATGGCGCCATGGGGACCTTGTTGTATTCATATGGCATTGAGTATTGCAATGAAGAGTTGAATTTGCAACGCCCCGAAATTGTTGAGAAAATCCATCTCGATTATATTAAAGCAGGGGCCGATATTATCCAAACCAATACGTATGGGGCGAACGCACTGAAACTAGCTCGATACGGATTGGAGTCTCAAGTTGCAGAGATCAATAAAGCTGCCATTGAGATTGCCAACCGAGCAGCAGCACCAGGGGGACAATTTGTCTTTGGCACGATTGGTGGCATTCGTGGTATCCGCAAAAGTGATGCCAGTTTGCAAGAAATTATTGCGATGGTTGATCAGCAAGCCACTCATTTACTCGAAGGAAATCCAGACGGGTTATTGTTAGAAACTTATTACGATTTTGAAGAACTCGCAGCGACCGTGAAACATTTAAAGAGCATTACCAATACACCGTTAATCGCCCAAGTGTCGATGCATGACCCAGGGATTTTGCAAAATGGCATGTCATTAAACGATGCGTTGCATCAATTAGAATCACTCGGGGCCGATGTTGTTGGAGTCAACTGTCGTTTGGGGCCTCACCATACGATTCAAGCTTTTGAAGAAGTGACATTGCCTGAAAAAGCTTTTCTGTCAGCTTACCCAAATGCCAGCTTGCTGGATGTGGAAGATGGACGAATTGTTTATGAATCAGAGGCCGATTATTTTGGACGTGCAGCTTTATTGTTAAGAGAAGAAGGCGTTCGCTTGATTGGTGGCTGTTGTGGGACGACGCCAAAACATATTGAAGCCGTGAAAAAGCATCTAGGTCAACTAGCGCCGATTGTTCATAAAAAAGTAACCGAAAGAAAACCAATTGTTATTCGTGAAGCAGAAGCATTAGAAGTAAAGCCGCTTCACGAAAAAGCAAAAACGGAACGAACCATTATTGTGGAACTTGATACACCGCGTCATTTAGACGTTACGAAATTTTTAGAAGGCTCGGTTGCGTTAAAAGCAGCGGGAGTAGATGCTGTGACGATGGCCGACAATTCACTCGCTTCACCACGCATTAGCAATATGGCGATGGGGTCGATTTTAAAACATACAGAAGACATTCGTGCACTTGCTCACATTACATGCCGCGACCGCAATTTGATTGGTTTGCAATCGCATTTGATGGGCCTTGATGCACTTGGCATACACGATATACTCGCAGTCACAGGTGATCCGACTAAAGTAGGTGATTTCCCAGGAGCGACAAGCGTTTATGATGTGTCGAGTATGGAATTGATTCAATTAATCAAGAAGTTGAACGAAGGCATTTCATTTTCCGGAAAATCGTTACGGAAAAAAGCCAATTTCTCTGTTGCCGCCGCATTCAATCCGAATGTCCGCGTGCTTGACCGAGCAGTAGCAAGACTCGAAAAGAAAATTGAAAGTGGCGCGGATTATTTTATTTCGCAACCTGTTTATACGAAAGAAAAAATTACAGAAATTTACGAAGCGACCAAACATTTAGAAGCGCCAATTTTCATTGGGGTTATGCCGTTGACCAGTATTCGCAGCGCAGAATTCCTGCACAATGAAGTACCGGGCATAAAGCTGTCAGATGATGCGTTAGCACGCATGCGGGCGTGTGGCGATGACAAAGACCGAGCAACTGAAGAAGGCATTCAAATTGCAAAAGAATTAATCGATACCGCAGCCGAATTATTCCATGGAATTTACTTGATCACGCCATTTGTGCGTTACGATATGACCGTAGAACTGATTCACTATATTCGTCAACTAGATCAACAGAAAGAGAGCGATCGCAACCATGTCCAAGCATCTTATTGA
- the msrB gene encoding peptide-methionine (R)-S-oxide reductase MsrB — MKTLTFAGFAILLLLLLSGCGTANVSESSGTDSGQGTTTSTSKFPDNPNIDLEFDTDNLQDIYLAGGCFWGVEAYMSRVYGVYDVTSGYANGNTENPTYEEVVRENTGHAETVHVRYDPERVDLEEVLNHYFLIIDPTLLNQQGNDRGEQYRTGIYYENEDDRAVIDQVVTAQEDRYDDPIVTEVEMLDHYYLAEEYHQDYLEKNPDGYCHVEFDTLEDQKLGEDAQSLIDPALYPKPSDDELKATLTDIQYAVTQEDDTERAFSSEYDDFYEPGIYVDITTGEPLFSSADKYDSTTGWPSFTKPIDPDVVTEHDDGLFFMKRTEIRSRAGDSHLGHVFNDGPEDKGGLRYCMNGAALLFVPEADMEAQGYGFLLDKVN, encoded by the coding sequence ATGAAAACACTGACATTCGCAGGATTTGCGATTTTATTGCTATTGTTGCTTTCAGGTTGTGGAACAGCAAATGTTTCAGAGTCCAGCGGCACTGATTCTGGACAAGGGACAACGACAAGTACCTCCAAATTCCCAGACAACCCTAACATAGACCTCGAGTTTGATACAGACAACTTACAAGATATTTACTTAGCTGGCGGTTGCTTCTGGGGCGTCGAAGCTTATATGTCACGAGTTTACGGTGTTTACGATGTGACATCAGGTTATGCGAATGGCAACACGGAAAATCCAACTTACGAAGAAGTGGTTCGCGAAAATACAGGCCACGCTGAAACGGTCCATGTCCGGTATGATCCAGAACGTGTGGATTTAGAAGAAGTATTGAACCATTACTTCCTCATCATTGACCCAACGCTTTTAAATCAACAAGGCAATGACCGCGGCGAACAGTACCGTACAGGTATTTATTATGAAAATGAAGACGACCGAGCTGTGATCGATCAAGTGGTAACTGCTCAAGAAGATCGCTACGACGATCCAATTGTTACGGAAGTTGAAATGCTGGATCATTATTATTTAGCTGAAGAGTATCATCAAGATTATCTCGAAAAAAATCCAGATGGCTATTGTCACGTCGAATTTGATACGTTAGAAGATCAAAAATTAGGTGAAGATGCGCAGTCGTTAATCGATCCTGCACTTTACCCAAAACCAAGTGACGACGAACTAAAAGCCACATTAACAGATATTCAATATGCTGTTACGCAAGAAGATGATACGGAACGCGCTTTTTCAAGTGAATACGACGACTTTTATGAACCGGGCATTTATGTGGATATCACGACAGGAGAACCGCTTTTCTCTTCTGCCGACAAGTACGATTCCACAACCGGATGGCCGAGTTTTACAAAACCGATTGATCCTGACGTAGTGACTGAACATGATGACGGTTTGTTCTTTATGAAACGAACCGAAATTAGAAGTCGCGCAGGAGACAGTCACTTAGGGCATGTCTTTAACGATGGCCCCGAAGACAAAGGCGGCTTGCGCTATTGCATGAACGGTGCAGCGTTGCTGTTCGTTCCTGAAGCAGATATGGAAGCACAAGGCTATGGCTTCTTGTTGGATAAAGTAAATTAA
- a CDS encoding NADP-dependent oxidoreductase translates to MTAQLHKEIQLANRPEGMPTNDDFNFVEKEIPIPAENEVLLKTLYLSVDPYMRGRMRDVKSYIPPFELNQALTGGLLAEVVESRSDLFEKGDIVSSNLSWAEYNVANASKLQKIDPTAASITAHLSVLGLTGLTAYFGLLDIANPQAGETVVVSGAAGAVGSIVGQIAKIKGTRVVGIAGSDDKIDYLINELGFDAAVNYKKDSFKEDLINALPDGVDVYFDNVGGDISDAVIRQLNKHARISLCGAISSYNNEEGDLGPRMQGQFIRTSTMMKGFTLGDYAKELPAGVAALTQWLQEGKLKYDETIVEGFENTPEAFLGLFKGTNLGKQLVKVADPEFAKL, encoded by the coding sequence ATGACAGCTCAATTACATAAAGAAATTCAATTGGCGAACCGCCCAGAAGGCATGCCAACTAATGATGATTTTAATTTTGTCGAAAAAGAAATTCCGATACCCGCAGAAAATGAAGTACTATTAAAAACACTTTACCTATCCGTAGACCCATATATGCGCGGACGGATGAGAGACGTAAAATCTTATATCCCTCCATTCGAATTAAACCAAGCTTTAACTGGCGGTCTATTAGCTGAAGTCGTCGAATCGCGCTCGGATTTATTTGAAAAAGGTGATATTGTCAGCAGCAATCTTAGCTGGGCTGAATATAATGTAGCAAATGCCAGCAAGTTGCAAAAAATTGACCCAACCGCTGCATCTATTACGGCACACTTGAGTGTTCTAGGATTGACTGGACTTACTGCTTATTTTGGATTGCTTGATATTGCGAATCCACAAGCAGGCGAAACGGTGGTTGTTTCAGGCGCAGCCGGTGCTGTCGGTTCGATTGTCGGCCAAATCGCAAAAATTAAAGGAACGCGCGTTGTTGGCATCGCCGGTTCTGATGATAAAATCGATTACTTGATCAATGAACTTGGGTTCGACGCTGCTGTGAATTACAAAAAAGACAGCTTTAAAGAAGACTTGATCAACGCACTTCCTGATGGCGTTGACGTGTACTTTGATAATGTTGGTGGCGACATTTCCGACGCCGTGATTCGTCAGTTAAACAAACATGCACGCATTTCATTGTGCGGCGCTATCTCTTCTTATAACAATGAAGAGGGAGACCTTGGTCCACGCATGCAAGGTCAGTTTATTCGGACCAGCACAATGATGAAAGGCTTTACGCTTGGTGACTACGCAAAAGAATTACCCGCAGGTGTTGCGGCACTTACGCAATGGCTGCAAGAAGGCAAATTGAAATACGATGAAACGATTGTTGAAGGCTTTGAAAATACCCCGGAAGCGTTCCTTGGCTTGTTCAAAGGTACGAATCTCGGCAAACAATTAGTAAAAGTCGCAGACCCTGAGTTTGCAAAGCTATAA
- the metH gene encoding methionine synthase — translation MSKHLIEQQLEKRILIIDGAMGTMIQNEDLSPEDFGGEEFDGCNEYLNIVRPDVIKNVHTAYLEAGADILCTNTFGGTPIVLDEYGIGDQAADINRRAVEIAKDAAAEFSTPEWPRFVAGAIGPTTKTLSVTGGATFDEMLENFYVQAKALVEGGADLILLETSQDMLNVKAATIGINQAFEETGIELPIMVSGTIEPMGTTLAGQSIEAFYISIEHVKPLSVGLNCATGPEFMTDHIRSLSELSDGYVSCYPNAGLPDEDGHYHETPESLAKKLRGFADKGWLNVVGGCCGTTPAHIKAVREAMDGLPPRKPDPIEHGHVVSGIEPLQYDETMRPLFIGERTNVIGSRKFKRLIIDGQFEEAAEIARAQVKNGAHVIDICLANPDRDEVEDMTNFMKEVVKKVKVPLVIDSTDEEVIEVALKFSQGKAIINSINLEDGEERFEAVMPLVKKYGAAVVVGTIDEVGMAVTRERKLEIAERSYDLLVNKWGLAPEDIIFDPLVFPVGTGDQQYIGSAVETIEGIRLIKEKLPRTLTILGVSNVSFGLPPVGREVLNAVYLYHCTQAGLDYAIVNTEKLERYASIPKQEIDMANELLFTTTDDTLADFTAFYRDKKKEKTEDDIPKTVPDRLAYYIIEGTKEGLIPDLEKALDMYDEPLDVINGPLMKGMAEVGRLFNDNQLIVAEVLQSAGVMKAAVSFLEQFMEKKEDDSGKGKIVLATVKGDVHDIGKNLVEIILSNNGFKVIDVGIKVTPATLIEVIRKEKPDMIGLSGLLVKSAKQMVITAQDFKEAGIDVPILVGGAALSRRFTETKISAEYDGPVIYAKDAMQGLDLANRLQSGAGKAELLLELDAQQEKRQASEAIRAAKPAVAVAEKPVKTVREDVTVYVPNDLRRHVLKDYSVAHLYPYVNMRTLIGHHLGLKGFSEKTLAKGDPRAVQLHELATEFLGSGVLKPSGMYQFFPAQSDGDDVIVYDPKDGKTEIERFTFPRQSAPPFLCLSDYLKSVDSGEMDYVAFMQVTAGFGVREQATRLKEQGKFLESHALQATALELAEGFAERIHQEIRDQWGFPDATDFSMRDRFAAKYQGQRFSFGYPACPNLEDQAKLFNLIKPEDIGVHLTEEYMMDPEASVSAIVFAHPDARYFIVD, via the coding sequence ATGTCCAAGCATCTTATTGAACAACAACTCGAAAAAAGAATATTGATCATCGACGGAGCCATGGGAACGATGATTCAAAACGAAGATTTGTCTCCTGAAGATTTTGGCGGAGAGGAATTTGATGGTTGCAATGAATACTTGAACATTGTGCGTCCCGATGTTATCAAAAATGTTCATACCGCATATCTTGAAGCAGGAGCCGATATTTTGTGTACCAATACGTTTGGTGGAACGCCGATTGTCTTGGACGAATACGGAATTGGCGACCAAGCGGCGGATATTAATAGACGCGCAGTCGAAATTGCGAAAGATGCGGCTGCTGAATTTTCCACCCCGGAATGGCCGCGTTTTGTGGCAGGTGCGATTGGACCTACAACGAAAACCTTGTCTGTTACAGGAGGGGCTACGTTTGATGAAATGCTAGAAAACTTCTATGTGCAGGCAAAAGCATTAGTTGAAGGCGGCGCCGATTTGATTTTATTGGAAACTAGTCAAGATATGTTAAATGTTAAAGCTGCAACGATCGGGATTAACCAAGCGTTTGAAGAAACGGGCATCGAATTGCCGATTATGGTGTCAGGCACCATCGAGCCGATGGGAACGACACTGGCCGGTCAAAGCATTGAAGCATTTTACATTTCGATTGAACATGTCAAACCCCTATCAGTCGGGTTGAACTGTGCCACGGGTCCAGAGTTTATGACTGATCATATTCGGTCATTGTCCGAGCTGTCGGATGGCTATGTGAGTTGTTACCCGAATGCCGGCTTGCCCGACGAAGACGGTCATTACCATGAAACGCCAGAATCGCTTGCAAAAAAACTGCGTGGCTTTGCGGATAAAGGCTGGTTGAACGTGGTCGGCGGTTGTTGTGGGACAACCCCTGCACATATTAAAGCAGTTCGAGAAGCAATGGACGGGTTGCCACCGAGAAAACCAGATCCGATCGAGCATGGTCATGTTGTATCTGGAATCGAGCCGTTGCAATACGATGAAACGATGCGTCCTTTGTTTATCGGAGAACGAACCAACGTAATCGGTTCTCGTAAATTCAAACGATTAATCATTGATGGACAGTTTGAAGAAGCCGCTGAAATTGCTCGTGCGCAAGTAAAAAATGGGGCACATGTCATTGATATTTGTTTAGCGAATCCTGACCGTGATGAAGTTGAAGACATGACTAATTTTATGAAAGAAGTCGTCAAAAAAGTGAAAGTGCCGCTGGTAATTGATTCCACAGACGAAGAAGTCATTGAAGTGGCGCTGAAATTTTCACAAGGCAAAGCGATTATCAACTCTATTAACTTAGAAGACGGAGAAGAGCGTTTTGAAGCGGTCATGCCGCTTGTGAAAAAATACGGAGCAGCCGTTGTAGTGGGGACGATCGATGAAGTAGGAATGGCTGTTACACGCGAACGTAAACTCGAAATCGCAGAACGTTCTTACGATTTGCTAGTTAATAAATGGGGACTAGCGCCAGAAGATATCATTTTTGATCCACTTGTTTTTCCAGTCGGAACAGGAGACCAACAATACATTGGTTCTGCAGTTGAGACGATTGAAGGCATTCGATTAATTAAAGAAAAGCTGCCGCGTACGTTAACGATTTTAGGTGTTAGTAACGTATCATTCGGCTTGCCGCCGGTTGGACGTGAAGTGTTGAACGCGGTGTATTTGTACCATTGCACACAAGCGGGCTTGGATTATGCCATCGTTAATACAGAAAAACTAGAACGTTATGCATCGATTCCGAAACAAGAAATTGATATGGCCAATGAACTGCTGTTTACCACTACAGATGATACGTTAGCTGACTTTACAGCTTTTTACCGCGATAAGAAAAAGGAAAAAACCGAAGACGATATCCCGAAAACGGTACCGGACCGGTTAGCTTACTACATTATAGAAGGAACAAAAGAAGGCTTGATTCCAGATTTGGAAAAAGCGTTGGATATGTACGATGAACCGCTTGATGTCATCAACGGACCTTTGATGAAAGGGATGGCCGAAGTAGGTCGATTGTTTAATGACAATCAATTAATTGTGGCCGAAGTGCTGCAAAGTGCAGGCGTTATGAAAGCAGCAGTTTCATTCCTTGAGCAGTTTATGGAGAAAAAAGAAGACGATTCCGGAAAAGGGAAAATCGTTTTGGCGACTGTAAAAGGTGACGTTCATGACATCGGCAAAAACTTAGTGGAAATCATTTTGAGCAATAATGGCTTTAAAGTTATTGACGTCGGCATTAAAGTAACACCGGCTACGTTAATCGAAGTGATTCGAAAAGAAAAGCCGGATATGATTGGTTTGTCAGGTCTACTCGTCAAATCAGCAAAACAAATGGTCATCACTGCACAAGATTTTAAAGAAGCGGGCATTGATGTACCCATTTTAGTAGGCGGTGCGGCGTTATCAAGACGCTTTACGGAAACGAAAATTTCAGCGGAATACGACGGACCGGTGATTTACGCAAAAGACGCGATGCAAGGACTCGACTTGGCGAACCGTTTACAAAGTGGCGCAGGAAAAGCAGAGTTGTTGTTGGAGTTAGATGCGCAGCAAGAAAAACGTCAAGCATCTGAAGCTATTCGTGCAGCAAAACCGGCCGTGGCGGTTGCTGAAAAACCAGTGAAAACCGTGCGTGAAGATGTCACAGTTTACGTACCAAACGATTTGCGTCGTCACGTATTAAAAGATTATTCAGTGGCTCATTTATATCCATATGTTAATATGCGCACATTGATTGGTCATCACCTTGGGTTAAAAGGCTTTAGCGAGAAAACTTTAGCAAAAGGCGATCCGCGTGCTGTTCAGCTTCATGAACTGGCAACTGAGTTTTTAGGTTCTGGTGTATTAAAGCCGTCCGGGATGTATCAATTTTTCCCGGCTCAAAGTGATGGAGACGATGTCATCGTTTATGATCCGAAAGACGGCAAAACGGAAATCGAGCGCTTTACTTTCCCGCGTCAATCGGCTCCTCCGTTTTTATGTTTGTCCGATTACTTAAAATCTGTCGACAGTGGCGAAATGGATTACGTCGCCTTTATGCAAGTAACTGCAGGGTTTGGTGTACGCGAGCAAGCAACACGCTTGAAAGAACAAGGCAAGTTTTTAGAAAGCCATGCACTGCAAGCAACGGCGCTTGAACTAGCAGAAGGCTTTGCCGAACGCATTCACCAAGAAATCCGCGACCAATGGGGCTTCCCGGACGCAACAGATTTCTCGATGCGCGACCGCTTTGCTGCTAAATACCAAGGACAACGCTTCTCTTTTGGATACCCCGCGTGTCCGAACTTAGAGGATCAAGCCAAATTATTTAACTTGATCAAACCCGAAGACATCGGTGTTCACTTAACCGAAGAATACATGATGGACCCTGAAGCATCCGTGTCCGCAATTGTATTTGCGCATCCGGATGCGAGATATTTCATTGTGGATTGA
- a CDS encoding LLM class flavin-dependent oxidoreductase, protein MVVLNVLDYSPIDEGQTSVVALKQTTELAQLAEELGFKRFWVAEHHKVESVAGSTPEMLMMHLATSTKTIRIGSGGVMLPHYSAYKVAENFRMLEALHPGRIDLGIGRSRSYRNVNAALNESKTKRLPYDQQITDLQKYFSDDTKSEHRFQSLVAMPMINTAPEMWLLGTGLGSAKLAAEKGMSYAYAHFAKPSGQSVDVVNAYRAEFQPSVFLQEPKVILAVFAVVAETAEKAEKLATAFDLWLLFIESDSPPPYYPSAETARKRGFTASEQEKVNRNRRRMLIGTAEQVKEQIEDLAERFRADEVTVIPNISGAANRMKALRLLTSVFDLTGK, encoded by the coding sequence ATGGTTGTATTGAACGTCTTAGATTATTCGCCAATTGATGAGGGGCAAACTTCGGTAGTTGCGCTTAAGCAAACGACCGAACTTGCACAGCTAGCAGAAGAGCTTGGGTTCAAGCGGTTTTGGGTAGCGGAACATCATAAAGTCGAGTCGGTCGCAGGCAGTACTCCCGAAATGTTGATGATGCATTTGGCGACGTCTACGAAAACGATTCGCATTGGCTCGGGCGGGGTGATGTTGCCGCATTACAGTGCATATAAAGTAGCGGAAAATTTCCGCATGCTTGAAGCGTTGCATCCGGGCCGCATCGATCTTGGTATTGGTCGTTCGCGCAGTTACCGCAACGTCAACGCAGCATTAAATGAAAGCAAAACAAAACGGTTGCCGTACGATCAACAAATAACGGATCTTCAAAAATATTTTTCGGATGATACGAAAAGTGAGCACCGCTTTCAATCGTTAGTGGCGATGCCAATGATCAATACAGCACCCGAAATGTGGCTACTTGGTACTGGGCTTGGTAGTGCGAAGCTAGCTGCTGAAAAAGGCATGAGTTACGCGTATGCTCATTTTGCAAAACCGTCAGGACAATCTGTCGATGTGGTGAACGCATATCGCGCGGAATTTCAGCCGTCGGTATTCTTACAGGAGCCAAAAGTGATTCTAGCTGTATTTGCAGTAGTTGCTGAAACGGCAGAAAAAGCTGAGAAGTTAGCGACTGCGTTTGATTTGTGGCTATTGTTTATTGAATCTGATTCGCCACCTCCTTATTATCCGTCAGCCGAAACTGCTCGAAAGCGTGGCTTTACTGCGAGTGAACAAGAAAAAGTGAACCGCAATCGTCGACGCATGTTGATTGGAACTGCAGAGCAAGTAAAAGAGCAGATTGAAGACCTTGCTGAACGATTTAGAGCAGATGAAGTCACCGTAATCCCGAATATTTCAGGTGCCGCTAATCGCATGAAAGCCTTGCGTTTATTGACGTCAGTTTTTGATTTGACTGGAAAATGA
- a CDS encoding TrkH family potassium uptake protein, translating to MRSWGKKRMTVSPPLVISGSFLFLILVGTLLLKLPFATTQPISWTDALFTATSATTVTGLSVFDPGTVLTAFGELVLLVLIQCGGIGLMTFAVAILILFRKKVGLQNRIYLQESLTQSSIGGIVKLVKLILTFALTVEAVATILLTIYWIPQFGFEDALNYSIFHVISAFNNAGFSLFPDNMMSFAGDPMVTILISSLFIIGGIGFTVVMDVSQKKSIRRWALHTKLMVGGTLILNSLAMLVFFLLEYNNPGTLGNMSLFDKLVTSYFSAVTPRTAGFNMLDYGALEDPTLLFTMLLMFIGGGSASTASGIKLTTFIVVILATLSFLRSRREPEIFGRSIRLETVIRSLAITTISVLLVVFFLFLLTVTEKIPFLPLAFEVVSAFGTVGLSMGISGDMTSIGEVLLSIVMFTGRIGPLTLFFILMKPRKENYRYPYDPVFTG from the coding sequence ATGCGTTCCTGGGGAAAAAAGCGGATGACCGTTTCTCCACCATTGGTGATTTCTGGAAGCTTTTTGTTTTTAATTTTAGTGGGCACTTTACTTTTAAAGCTACCGTTCGCCACTACCCAACCGATTTCTTGGACGGATGCTTTGTTCACGGCTACATCCGCTACTACTGTGACTGGGCTAAGTGTCTTTGACCCTGGCACTGTGCTGACTGCTTTTGGCGAGTTGGTTCTTCTTGTCCTCATTCAATGCGGCGGAATCGGCTTGATGACGTTTGCGGTCGCGATTCTTATTTTATTTCGCAAAAAAGTTGGTCTGCAAAACCGTATCTATCTGCAGGAATCACTCACACAAAGTTCAATCGGCGGCATCGTGAAGCTCGTCAAATTGATTTTGACGTTTGCTTTAACCGTAGAAGCTGTCGCAACAATCCTTCTAACCATTTACTGGATTCCCCAATTTGGTTTTGAAGACGCACTCAACTACAGCATTTTTCATGTCATCTCTGCTTTTAATAATGCAGGGTTTTCTTTATTCCCTGACAACATGATGAGTTTTGCTGGCGACCCAATGGTGACGATATTGATCTCCTCATTGTTCATCATTGGCGGCATTGGTTTTACTGTTGTTATGGACGTTTCACAAAAAAAATCAATTCGTCGATGGGCTCTGCACACAAAGTTAATGGTTGGCGGCACCCTAATTTTAAATAGTTTGGCCATGTTGGTGTTTTTTCTATTGGAATACAACAATCCCGGAACGCTCGGCAATATGTCGTTGTTTGATAAATTGGTGACGTCTTATTTTAGTGCCGTGACGCCGCGAACTGCTGGATTTAATATGTTGGACTACGGGGCACTTGAAGACCCGACTTTGTTGTTTACGATGCTGTTGATGTTTATTGGCGGCGGCAGTGCGTCAACCGCTTCAGGTATTAAATTGACCACATTTATCGTAGTTATTCTCGCAACCCTTTCTTTTTTGCGGTCACGGAGAGAACCGGAAATTTTCGGCCGTTCTATTCGGCTAGAAACCGTCATCCGGTCGCTTGCCATCACGACGATTAGCGTCTTGCTCGTTGTTTTTTTCTTGTTCCTATTGACCGTTACCGAAAAGATTCCGTTCTTGCCTTTAGCGTTTGAAGTCGTCTCAGCGTTTGGAACTGTCGGCTTGTCGATGGGCATTAGCGGAGACATGACAAGCATTGGCGAAGTTTTACTCAGTATCGTCATGTTCACAGGCCGCATTGGCCCATTAACCTTGTTCTTTATCTTGATGAAACCGCGCAAAGAAAATTACCGCTATCCTTATGACCCGGTATTTACGGGGTGA
- a CDS encoding NADH-dependent flavin oxidoreductase: MKPLYKELFNEITLPNGVVLNDRLGVAPMTTYSGNEDGTVSNEELSYYNRRAGLGSLYVTACIAVSENGIAFPNQFIGFDDSALPRLKQLAKEMKSKGSKAILQMQHGGRQSKPELIKANETVAPSAVPGEVGKPTPRELTEEEIYAIIEDFGETTRRAIEAGFDGVEIHGANTYLLQQFVSSVTNQRQDQWGGTLVNRMRFPLAVMKKVQDTVIEYADEQFIVGYRLSPEENNEKTTGYTIEETKILVEELIDRGIHYIHVSLFEFKKTPKGAEQGDSIIRILADQIKGRVPFVAVGSVKTPEDALSVIAEGADIVVMGRQALIDPEWTEKIKQGKEQDINPVIKPNMVGTLDIPQNMWHLITSYGMVTVADN, translated from the coding sequence ATGAAGCCATTATATAAAGAATTGTTTAACGAAATCACTTTGCCAAATGGCGTGGTGTTAAACGATCGTCTTGGAGTTGCACCCATGACGACGTATTCAGGAAATGAAGACGGTACGGTTTCTAATGAAGAATTGAGCTATTACAATCGCCGTGCAGGTCTCGGCAGTTTATATGTTACGGCGTGCATCGCAGTTTCAGAAAACGGCATTGCGTTCCCCAATCAGTTTATTGGATTTGACGATAGTGCATTGCCGCGCTTGAAACAGTTGGCAAAAGAGATGAAGTCAAAAGGCAGTAAAGCTATACTGCAAATGCAACATGGCGGTCGCCAGAGCAAGCCTGAATTGATTAAGGCAAACGAAACGGTAGCGCCAAGTGCTGTTCCAGGTGAAGTTGGAAAACCAACTCCGCGCGAATTGACTGAAGAGGAAATTTACGCGATTATCGAAGATTTTGGTGAAACGACAAGAAGAGCGATTGAAGCAGGCTTTGACGGTGTTGAAATTCACGGAGCGAATACGTATTTGCTTCAGCAATTTGTTTCATCCGTGACAAACCAGCGTCAAGATCAATGGGGAGGCACGCTTGTAAATCGCATGAGATTCCCTCTTGCCGTTATGAAAAAAGTTCAAGACACGGTAATCGAATATGCGGATGAGCAATTTATCGTAGGCTACCGCCTATCGCCAGAAGAAAACAATGAAAAAACGACAGGGTATACAATTGAAGAAACAAAAATATTGGTGGAAGAATTAATCGACCGTGGCATTCATTATATTCACGTGTCGTTGTTTGAATTTAAGAAAACACCAAAAGGCGCTGAACAAGGCGACAGCATCATTCGCATTTTAGCCGATCAAATTAAAGGCCGCGTCCCATTTGTAGCTGTTGGTAGTGTGAAAACACCAGAAGACGCTTTATCGGTCATCGCAGAAGGTGCCGACATTGTCGTGATGGGTCGCCAAGCATTGATCGATCCTGAGTGGACGGAAAAAATCAAACAAGGCAAAGAACAAGACATCAATCCTGTGATCAAGCCTAACATGGTAGGAACATTAGATATTCCACAAAACATGTGGCACTTAATCACGTCGTACGGCATGGTTACCGTTGCGGACAATTGA